AATGTATGGGGACAAGGGAGAAGTTCCTGAATCGGAATTTCTTGAACCGATCGGTAAAGCCAAAATTACAAAAGAGGGCAGTGACGCTACATTGATATCTTTTGGTAAGATGATGAAAGTAGCACATGCTGCAGCAGAGGAAATGGAGAAGGAAGGCTACTCAATTGAAGTAATAGATTTAAGAACTGTCCGACCAATTGATTATACTACCATTTTTGAATCTGTTAAGAAAACCAACAGATGCGTAGTTGTAGAAGAAGCTTGGCCGTTAGCGTCTATTTCTGGTGATCTGACATTTAATATTCAAAAAGCAGTATTTGACTTTCTGGATGCACCAATATTAAGAGTAAATAGTTTAGATGTGCCTGTTTCCTATGCTCCTACCCTTTTGGAAGCAGTTTTACCTAATAAAGAAAGAACAATAAAAGCACTGCGAAAAGTCATGTATTTAGACTAAAAATCATTAAAACACAGCATCAAAAGGCTAATCTTGTTAAGGTTAGCCTTTTTTGTTCTCAAAAAATTAGAAATAAATTTTTAAATTATATTCAATTAGCATGCAACTACTTCCAAAAAGCAGAGTCTTTGATATAGATTTAAACAAAATTGAGGAGGTCGATGCTGTACTGTCATTGAAAGTATTAAAAATCAATAGCTAAGAGTGTTGTAAATATTTAGTCGATTATTAGATTCTATAAAAAAGATTGGAAACGAAAAGTATACATATACATCAGGATTTAATAGTCAGTTGTAAAAAGGGTGATCAGAAGGCATTTAAAGAATTATACCAGCTTTATGCTAAATCAATGTTTAATGTTGCTTTCAGGATATTAGGTGATAATGATGAAGCTCAAGACATTTTACAGGAAGCATTCATTAAGGCGTACTATAAGATCAACCAATATAACTTTCAAGCTACATTTGGTTCCTGGTTAAAGAAGATAGTAGTCAACCAAGCATTAGACTATTTGAGAAAGGCATCTAAATGGAAAATGAATGAGTTAGCTGATGAAGACATGACAGAAGATTTAGAAATAGATTGGGAAGACATCGAATTGCAAGTGGATATTGTAAAAAGAGCCATTCATCATCTTCCCACGGGGTTTAGAACGGTAGCAAGTTTATATCTAATGGAAGGATATGAACATAAAGAGATTGCAGCGATACTTTCAATTTCAGAAAACACTTCTAAATCACAATTTCACAGAGCAAAGATTAAAATAAAAGATTATATCAAAGAATATGAGCAAAGGAAAAGACAAGCTGGAGCAATTTACTAAGGAACATAGAGAAGAATTAGAAATAGATTTCAATCTTGAAGTCAGCTGGAATCATATAGAGGACAGAATATCTCAAAATAAGAGAAGCAAGTTTTCTATTTGGATGGTCGCTGCTTCCATCATGCTAGTGCTTAGTGTTGGCTGGCTCATTTTTGATAGAATACAATTAACTAATAAAATCAATGAATTGGAAAACTTATCAGTAAATGATAAACCATACTCAGAAATTGAAGCATTCTATAAGCGAAATATAAATGAAAAAGCACTCTTAGTTCATCAATTGACTAAAA
This is a stretch of genomic DNA from Marivirga harenae. It encodes these proteins:
- a CDS encoding RNA polymerase sigma factor — encoded protein: METKSIHIHQDLIVSCKKGDQKAFKELYQLYAKSMFNVAFRILGDNDEAQDILQEAFIKAYYKINQYNFQATFGSWLKKIVVNQALDYLRKASKWKMNELADEDMTEDLEIDWEDIELQVDIVKRAIHHLPTGFRTVASLYLMEGYEHKEIAAILSISENTSKSQFHRAKIKIKDYIKEYEQRKRQAGAIY